The Hypomesus transpacificus isolate Combined female chromosome 2, fHypTra1, whole genome shotgun sequence genome window below encodes:
- the upk1a gene encoding uroplakin-1a, with protein sequence MADKRGSTCLMVVVILGNLFAAAAGLALCALAIWVAVDSFGLYPLAKWSGKDDIFAGAWIAIFTGFAFFCTCIFGVLAALWRSKGLVLTYLILMLIIFIFECASCITAVTHRDYLVGNSNLMKKQMLTYYAADGKAGSEITLTWNRLMKDAQCCGADSPMDWIEYNSTFRETFGTVYPWPLHCCQKKNNYEIVDLEACKVGQASVMFTKGCFNYIETVFSRYTWAVSWYGFAVLMFIFWIMVLAMIYYVTL encoded by the exons ATGGCCGACAAACGTGGATCCACCTGTCTCATGGTTGTAGTCATCCTGGGGAACTTGTTTGCAGCT GCTGCAGGTCTGGCATTGTGTGCACTGGCTATCTGGGTGGCTGTGGATAGCTTCGGGCTTTACCCGCTTGCTAAATGGTCAGGGAAAGATGACATTTTTGCCGGTGCCTGGATTGCCATTTTCACAGGCTTCGCCTTCTTCTGCACTTGCATATTTGGAGTCCTGGCTGCCCTGTGGAGGAGCAAGGGACTCGTGTTGACG TACCTCATCTTAATGCTGATCATCTTCATATTTGAGTGTGCCTCCTGCATCACTGCAGTCACCCACAGGGACTAT CTGGTTGGGAACAGCAACCTAATGAAGAAACAGATGTTGACGTATTATGCTGCTGATGGCAAAGCCGGCAGTGAAATCACCCTAACTTGGAACCGACTCATGAAAGAC GCCCAGTGCTGTGGCGCAGACAGCCCGATGGACTGGATAGAGTACAACTCTACCTTCAGGGAGACGTTTGGGACGGTGTACCCATGGCCGCTGCACTGCTGCCAGAAGAAGAATAACTACGAGATTGTAGATTTGGAGGCCTGCAAAGTGGGCCAGGCCAGTGTCATGTTTACTAAG gGTTGTTTCAATTATATCGAAACTGTGTTCAGTCGTTACACCTGGGCTGTCAGCTGGTACGGCTTTGCTGTCCTTATGTTCATA TTCTGGATAATGGTCCTGGCAATGATCTACTACGTCACGCTGTAA